The Pedobacter africanus genome has a window encoding:
- a CDS encoding RagB/SusD family nutrient uptake outer membrane protein produces the protein MLDIKPVHSMTPKSLEDFEAVLLGGYPRSDFFIKTDMLTDNVYVNFNAEVQPSQEVERWFTFSSSLIAPGTQSDPYWGQMYKSIYYANSVLDNLKGMSVKPEQKALFEQVQGEAYALRAYSYFYLINFYADVYSPANLSLPGVPMPLTAEDVNVNAGNNVRTPIGDVWNQIVKDIELATGLLTGKKITDRYRFSYNVLQLFRARVDLMMGNYESAITYAGSVINNYPLADLSGIEKRITDNGFKGALAYNFGFVDTQVNKELMFFVGGRANGNPYYYSTGSVKPTEQLLNLSTRYGNVSDYRQLIFDHFEENAAQVIKMGKTVYKMYAAQDLYWYYVGFKASEAYLIRAEAQARLNKSDLALNDINSILKSRMRKDFVKTLKVSDFADNAAVLDRVLEERRLELAFDAGFRFMDLRRLGKPKIEHVFKDARVFTLEKNDPHYIMQIPPSESENSTGMPLNPR, from the coding sequence ATGTTAGATATAAAGCCAGTACATAGTATGACACCTAAATCTCTGGAAGATTTTGAGGCAGTTTTACTTGGGGGATACCCCCGGTCTGATTTTTTTATTAAAACGGATATGCTGACTGACAATGTCTATGTCAATTTTAATGCAGAGGTACAGCCATCCCAGGAGGTTGAAAGATGGTTTACTTTTTCATCGTCCTTAATTGCACCGGGGACACAATCGGATCCCTACTGGGGGCAGATGTATAAGAGCATCTACTATGCGAATTCGGTTTTGGATAATCTGAAAGGTATGTCTGTAAAACCAGAACAGAAAGCACTATTTGAGCAGGTTCAGGGCGAGGCTTATGCGTTGCGCGCCTACAGCTATTTTTACCTGATTAATTTTTATGCAGATGTCTATAGTCCGGCCAATTTAAGCCTTCCTGGGGTACCTATGCCCCTTACAGCCGAAGATGTTAACGTAAACGCGGGAAATAATGTTCGGACACCTATTGGTGATGTCTGGAACCAGATAGTCAAGGATATTGAACTGGCGACTGGTTTACTTACAGGAAAAAAGATCACGGATAGATATAGGTTCTCCTATAATGTACTACAGCTATTCAGGGCCCGGGTAGATTTAATGATGGGCAACTATGAATCTGCTATAACATACGCCGGTTCAGTAATCAACAATTATCCTCTGGCGGATTTATCAGGTATTGAAAAAAGGATAACAGACAATGGCTTTAAAGGCGCATTAGCTTACAACTTTGGGTTTGTAGACACACAGGTGAACAAAGAACTGATGTTTTTTGTAGGTGGCCGTGCGAATGGAAATCCATATTATTATTCTACCGGATCTGTAAAGCCGACTGAACAGTTGTTGAACCTAAGTACCAGGTATGGGAATGTAAGTGATTACAGACAGTTGATTTTTGATCATTTTGAGGAGAATGCTGCGCAGGTGATTAAAATGGGTAAAACTGTTTATAAGATGTATGCCGCACAAGACCTCTATTGGTACTATGTAGGTTTTAAAGCCAGCGAAGCATATTTGATTCGTGCAGAAGCCCAGGCACGTTTAAACAAGTCTGACCTTGCGCTAAACGACATCAATTCGATATTAAAGAGCAGGATGCGTAAAGATTTCGTGAAGACACTAAAAGTCAGTGATTTTGCGGATAATGCAGCCGTATTGGACCGTGTTTTGGAAGAACGAAGACTGGAACTTGCTTTTGATGCCGGTTTTAGGTTCATGGATTTGCGCAGATTGGGAAAACCTAAAATTGAACACGTTTTTAAAGACGCCAGAGTTTTTACTTTAGAAAAAAATGATCCGCATTACATTATGCAAATTCCGCCTTCCGAATCAGAAAACAGTACTGGAATGCCATTAAATCCAAGATAA
- a CDS encoding FecR domain-containing protein codes for MKESVNYLLLRFEEGTLSGAETEELMGLLERDETEISDAIAAMIAAQSPATVEPERWAPVLEKILSVDRKAPQRRLLMPLFRWAAAAVILITLSVGGWLYFSGGPDRGSDKARYANDVPPGGNDAILTLADGSEISLTDAGRGKLLETAGVSIVKLADGQLVYTANAEPENTATPTYNTITTPRGGQYQVNLPDGSKVWLNAASSIKFPTSFAQQKERRIELSGEAYFEVAKNKKQPFKVLTSSAEKDRNQEIEVLGTHFNVNAYNDEPETKSTLLEGSVRVSVPVSGAVVQLVPGQQSVMKNGLLQTVNVDTEEAVAWKNGNFIFAGEGIESIMRKISRWYNVEVVYQGKIQPNNYIGTVSRFSDVSEVLGILELTKAVHFKIEGRRITVMP; via the coding sequence ATGAAAGAAAGCGTAAATTACTTACTACTCAGGTTTGAAGAAGGGACACTTAGCGGGGCAGAAACCGAGGAGTTGATGGGATTATTGGAGCGGGATGAGACTGAGATCAGCGATGCCATTGCAGCGATGATTGCGGCTCAATCGCCTGCTACAGTTGAGCCAGAGCGATGGGCTCCGGTACTGGAAAAAATCCTTTCTGTTGACAGAAAAGCCCCTCAGCGCAGATTGTTGATGCCATTATTCAGATGGGCTGCCGCTGCGGTAATACTAATTACTTTAAGTGTAGGGGGCTGGCTGTATTTTTCGGGAGGGCCGGATAGAGGTTCGGATAAAGCCCGTTATGCCAATGATGTTCCGCCGGGAGGTAATGATGCGATCCTTACCCTGGCCGATGGCTCAGAGATTTCTTTAACTGATGCCGGAAGGGGTAAGTTGTTGGAAACGGCAGGTGTGAGTATAGTTAAGCTGGCAGACGGCCAGCTGGTGTATACTGCAAATGCCGAGCCGGAAAACACCGCTACGCCCACTTACAATACCATTACTACGCCTCGTGGAGGGCAATATCAGGTTAATTTACCTGACGGTAGTAAGGTATGGCTTAATGCTGCATCTTCGATAAAGTTCCCAACCAGTTTTGCACAACAAAAAGAGCGTAGGATTGAGCTTAGCGGTGAAGCTTATTTTGAAGTGGCGAAGAATAAAAAACAACCGTTTAAGGTGCTTACTTCATCAGCTGAAAAGGACAGGAACCAGGAAATCGAGGTCTTGGGCACACATTTTAATGTGAATGCCTACAATGATGAACCTGAAACCAAAAGTACATTGCTTGAAGGAAGTGTAAGGGTGTCTGTACCTGTATCTGGTGCTGTGGTACAGCTTGTTCCGGGGCAGCAGTCGGTCATGAAAAATGGTCTTTTACAAACGGTTAATGTAGATACAGAAGAGGCTGTGGCCTGGAAGAATGGTAACTTTATATTTGCCGGCGAAGGCATCGAAAGTATCATGCGTAAGATTTCGAGGTGGTACAATGTGGAAGTGGTTTACCAGGGCAAAATTCAGCCCAATAATTACATAGGTACTGTATCCCGCTTCAGCGATGTATCTGAGGTGCTGGGCATATTGGAACTGACAAAGGCCGTACACTTTAAAATTGAAGGAAGGAGGATTACAGTTATGCCCTAA
- a CDS encoding RNA polymerase sigma factor, with protein MALKSANDEQLLLKQVAEGNEQAFAAFFYQYLPILQPFALKFTKSADAAEEIIQDTFLRVWLNREKLETVENVKAWLYKYASNECLNYLRKQLKQAKAIDGFGVEHPQQSNSTTDAIDLNDVNSLVKEAVARLPVQRKKIYQMSRTDGMSIPEIAAVLEISPNTVKNALVISLKTIREHLQKHGVALSVLAYISLIK; from the coding sequence ATGGCATTAAAGAGCGCAAACGACGAGCAATTGCTGTTAAAGCAGGTTGCTGAAGGCAATGAACAGGCCTTTGCCGCTTTTTTTTACCAATATCTGCCCATTTTACAGCCTTTTGCATTAAAATTTACCAAATCGGCCGATGCTGCGGAGGAGATCATTCAGGATACTTTCTTAAGGGTATGGTTAAACAGGGAGAAACTGGAAACTGTAGAAAATGTAAAAGCCTGGCTGTATAAATATGCCTCGAATGAGTGCTTAAATTACTTGCGCAAGCAGCTTAAACAGGCAAAAGCAATTGACGGCTTCGGCGTTGAGCATCCGCAGCAAAGCAACAGCACTACAGATGCGATTGACCTGAATGATGTGAATTCCCTGGTTAAGGAGGCAGTTGCCAGGTTGCCGGTACAGCGCAAAAAGATTTACCAGATGAGCCGTACTGATGGCATGAGTATTCCAGAAATTGCCGCTGTGCTTGAAATATCACCTAATACAGTTAAAAATGCCCTGGTGATCTCGCTTAAAACCATAAGGGAACATTTACAAAAGCATGGAGTGGCACTTTCTGTGCTCGCTTACATTTCCTTGATCAAATAA
- a CDS encoding outer membrane beta-barrel protein: protein MKSLNQVNAVQLYASPPHAHYFNLMMRLSIPFFFLLFSAVQLFAQDKPKTQDPPPPLPTREISGIVKDSTDLGVIGATVSLTSDKDTLKTSTNSDGIFIFKNVKSATYTLVIQSIGYEKSKAMRFKQNDMVPRIVMDPIYLKEQKNTLNEVVIEGTPSITYKTDTVEYKASDYVVRKNATVDELLKKMEGMEVGTDGSLVHQGETVAKAKLNGKEYLGGDIANAIKNLPAEIVDKIQIVDDYGDQAARTGVKDGDPQKILNITTRTDKSVGNMLNMNAAGGSNERKEAGLFGTRINGNQQMGINGNYRDVINLNSLSGSTETMGANFSLRDKIKNKIEYNVNYRFNNSNSDNINKTESLVNTNGGPLFSTNNSNRLQKSRDHEFKLEFEVDLDSNDYLKVVPSFKYNSSNNTSSSEVFQRNEDISQGQNQDRSISNSNSRTAPELGISAFYQHTFKKYRRNFSSQIDLNRNNQDQDQEQYQRTRAYLTAGEEEDITNRIIARKNLRNNYRGSLTYVEPLGLNTQFEVNAQVNYNGYKNDATTRDILDSGFSGVIDSLSNIYDYSFTQGRVALNFRYGMASTSKVRFSVGLTGVPALLSGTKVSLGTSTNRSSFNLIPIARFEYRWTRQQKLSFNYSGNAVEPTFDQIQPVRDVTNQKNPVVGNPNLAATFVHTLRTDYNNYIANSKLNISFNGNGSYTKNAVIRNVVEIADPDIPGAKINETRFINVSGVYRITGNYNVSKQISNRKYSLNLNGTMNYSHNLNMRDGLLNTADITSINQRFGPKINPTDWLEVNADLGYRYDKTVNSLSSFRNTSNSTFSINLDGRLYLWENWMLAYNGSKQFISGIQGNTNNSPLIINASLERQLFNRRGQITFQAFDVLNQNNFINNQLNDDGGYTNTFVNSTSRYFMVKLSMRLQKWSGAQGRGGRGIMRRGDGSFM, encoded by the coding sequence ATGAAATCTTTGAACCAGGTTAACGCTGTACAACTGTACGCCAGTCCCCCACATGCACATTACTTTAATTTAATGATGCGCCTAAGTATTCCCTTTTTCTTCCTCTTGTTTAGTGCTGTACAGCTTTTTGCTCAGGACAAGCCTAAAACACAGGATCCTCCACCACCGCTTCCAACGCGTGAGATCAGTGGTATTGTAAAGGACAGTACAGACCTTGGCGTAATTGGTGCCACGGTGAGCTTAACGTCCGATAAGGACACCTTAAAAACGAGTACAAACTCAGACGGGATATTCATCTTTAAAAATGTAAAATCGGCTACCTATACTCTTGTGATACAGAGTATAGGGTATGAGAAATCAAAGGCGATGCGCTTTAAGCAAAACGACATGGTCCCGAGAATTGTGATGGACCCCATTTATCTGAAGGAACAAAAAAATACCTTAAATGAGGTTGTAATTGAAGGGACACCATCGATTACCTATAAAACGGATACCGTAGAATACAAAGCCAGCGATTATGTGGTCCGAAAAAATGCTACGGTTGATGAGCTGTTAAAGAAGATGGAAGGCATGGAGGTGGGTACCGACGGAAGTTTGGTGCACCAGGGAGAAACAGTTGCCAAGGCCAAGCTGAATGGTAAGGAATATCTTGGGGGCGACATTGCCAATGCCATAAAAAATCTTCCTGCAGAGATTGTGGATAAGATCCAGATTGTAGACGATTATGGCGACCAGGCGGCACGTACGGGCGTAAAGGATGGTGACCCTCAAAAAATATTGAACATCACGACAAGGACGGATAAGTCTGTTGGTAACATGCTGAACATGAACGCTGCCGGGGGCAGTAATGAAAGAAAGGAAGCGGGGTTGTTTGGTACCCGGATTAACGGCAACCAGCAGATGGGGATAAATGGCAATTACAGGGATGTGATTAACCTGAATTCGCTCAGTGGCTCTACGGAAACTATGGGCGCCAATTTCAGTTTGCGCGACAAGATTAAAAATAAAATAGAGTATAACGTTAATTATCGTTTCAACAACTCTAACAGCGACAATATAAATAAAACGGAATCGCTTGTAAATACCAATGGCGGGCCGTTGTTCAGTACGAACAACAGCAACAGGTTACAAAAATCGAGAGATCATGAATTTAAGCTGGAGTTTGAGGTGGACCTGGACTCAAACGACTACCTGAAAGTGGTTCCCAGTTTTAAGTACAATTCTTCAAATAATACCAGTAGTTCAGAGGTTTTTCAGAGAAATGAGGACATCAGTCAGGGACAAAATCAAGACCGGAGCATCAGTAACTCAAACTCGAGAACTGCGCCAGAATTGGGGATTTCTGCTTTTTATCAGCATACGTTTAAGAAATACAGAAGAAATTTCTCTTCTCAGATCGATTTAAACAGGAACAACCAGGATCAGGACCAGGAGCAATATCAAAGAACCAGGGCCTATCTTACGGCCGGAGAAGAAGAGGACATCACCAACCGGATTATTGCCAGGAAAAACCTGCGTAACAATTACAGGGGAAGTTTAACTTATGTGGAGCCCCTGGGCCTGAATACGCAGTTTGAGGTAAATGCCCAGGTAAATTACAACGGTTATAAAAATGATGCGACCACCAGGGATATTCTTGATTCAGGGTTTTCGGGTGTTATTGACTCCCTGAGCAATATTTACGATTATTCGTTTACCCAGGGCCGGGTAGCGCTGAACTTTAGGTATGGTATGGCCAGTACCTCAAAAGTGCGGTTCTCTGTAGGTTTAACCGGTGTACCTGCATTGTTGTCGGGTACAAAAGTGAGCCTGGGTACTTCGACCAATCGCAGCAGTTTTAACCTGATCCCGATCGCCAGGTTTGAGTACCGCTGGACGAGACAGCAAAAGTTGTCGTTCAATTATTCGGGAAATGCAGTAGAGCCGACTTTTGACCAGATTCAGCCAGTGCGGGATGTGACCAACCAGAAAAATCCGGTAGTAGGTAACCCGAACCTGGCGGCGACTTTTGTACATACACTGAGAACCGATTACAACAATTATATCGCGAATTCCAAACTCAATATTTCGTTTAACGGAAACGGGTCATATACCAAAAATGCAGTAATCAGGAATGTGGTTGAGATTGCGGATCCGGATATCCCAGGAGCGAAAATTAACGAAACGCGTTTCATAAATGTTAGCGGTGTTTACCGTATAACCGGAAATTACAACGTCAGTAAACAAATCAGCAACAGGAAGTACAGTCTGAACCTGAATGGCACGATGAACTACAGCCACAATTTAAACATGCGTGACGGCTTGCTGAATACTGCGGACATTACTTCCATAAACCAGCGTTTTGGTCCGAAGATCAATCCTACAGACTGGCTTGAAGTGAATGCCGATCTGGGTTACAGATACGATAAAACGGTTAACAGCCTGTCGAGTTTCAGGAACACGAGCAACAGTACGTTCTCTATTAACCTGGATGGGCGCCTATACCTGTGGGAGAACTGGATGCTGGCCTATAATGGCAGTAAACAGTTTATCAGCGGTATTCAGGGAAATACGAACAACAGTCCTTTGATCATCAATGCGAGCCTGGAACGCCAGCTTTTTAACCGCAGGGGACAAATCACATTCCAGGCCTTTGACGTACTGAACCAGAATAATTTTATCAATAACCAGTTGAATGACGATGGTGGTTATACCAATACGTTCGTAAATAGCACCAGCAGGTACTTTATGGTCAAATTGAGCATGAGGCTACAAAAATGGTCTGGTGCCCAGGGCCGTGGCGGCAGAGGTATTATGCGCAGGGGAGACGGCAGCTTTATGTAA
- a CDS encoding SusC/RagA family TonB-linked outer membrane protein has product MKLTTIIMIAFFMQVSANGLAQKINISESNATISKVFKQLQQQSGYNFVYTSQMLEGLKPVHVKLKNVSLKEALDALLEDQPITYVIRQNIVVVQRKSDSGEPIQAAIEIKGKVTDERGKEFPGVSVKLKGSRVTVATDNSGQYRITVPDNNAVLVFSYVGYNAVEEAVKQRTTINVKMNPAESALNDVVVTGYQSLKKKSLTGSVTTIQLKDLETVYQPNIDKLLQGQVPGMTLMSTSGAPGSIPQIRIRGTATLSGNVQPLWVVDGIILDDAVNVSVDDIMTNRNLIASGIGGINVDDIESINVLKDAAATAIYGTRAANGVIVITSKKGKAGKTRVNFSSNLTFGERPRIEDAYMMNSKERIDVNREMIRRGVFNATTPAAGEYNTVSDFERYFIDLMDKKITWNDFNQRVNYLETVNTDWFQYLFRNSVTNRQNLSISGGDERTTFYASGSYMNDQATAKGVGQKTYTGSLKVYTRIYDKIRLGVMMDVNARENKSFFAVDSKENPFEYAIYTTRAQPAKNPDGTYSHFYLNGMEYNFLENRDKGWRNSRNFGFRGSLDLEYKIIKDLTFNSLFSYAKQNTTDEDIAIDDSYFVRIRKKDNREIVNGQYVYVWKDGGYRKDRSSYNGSITFRNQLTYNPFFNNTHYLNVMVGQEVRKSKTSDVSAEVYGYAHDRGHQQIPQFDYMKKMGAPYWRENLNDGANLSYFGSVNYTYDNRYTASFNIRTDGSNRFGLKTNQLFQPLWAVGANYQMKEEKFLRDVDWVSYLTFRGSYGSQGNVASQAYSDLVARIGAVALENPVNYLIIDAPKNPNLKWEQTYTTNLALEAGFFKRKLMFNVEWYNKKAVDLLGSRQVSQVTGFDQIQVNWASMLNRGWEFSLNTINMDNGSFRWSTNVNFGFNRNKVLDVYAKPTVQNLTNPRRSQYSTAAVIGQPIDGLWSYRYAGLNQQGRATFFTDKEGVKVLNGMTSIDGLGYSGVINPKSQVGFTNTFTYKRITLSALFVGSFGNVMRLRNLSNGSYLGFPDPTQNMSKEWVNRWQNPGDEAHTNVPVLEVGSDNALIALNPTNGAMFDNSDLRTVKGDFVRFQNLSVGYDYFTPKLRAIGIQNIRLALQGNNLYVWKDKALKGQDPEAQGSPILSYSSTRASATAINFGNTFLPVPRSYSLSLTVQF; this is encoded by the coding sequence ATGAAGCTGACCACTATTATCATGATTGCCTTTTTTATGCAGGTAAGCGCAAATGGCCTTGCTCAGAAAATCAACATTTCTGAAAGCAACGCCACAATAAGTAAAGTTTTTAAACAGCTGCAGCAGCAAAGCGGCTATAACTTCGTATATACGTCGCAAATGCTTGAGGGGTTAAAACCTGTTCATGTAAAGCTGAAAAATGTGAGTTTAAAAGAAGCCCTGGATGCTTTACTGGAGGACCAGCCAATCACTTATGTGATCAGGCAAAATATTGTTGTTGTTCAGCGTAAAAGCGATTCGGGTGAGCCCATACAGGCAGCTATAGAAATTAAAGGAAAAGTAACGGACGAGCGGGGAAAGGAATTTCCGGGGGTAAGCGTGAAGTTGAAGGGGAGCCGTGTTACGGTAGCTACAGACAATTCGGGCCAGTATAGAATTACCGTGCCCGACAATAACGCTGTTCTGGTGTTTTCTTATGTAGGTTATAATGCCGTTGAAGAAGCAGTGAAACAGCGTACGACAATTAATGTGAAGATGAACCCGGCGGAAAGTGCATTGAACGATGTGGTAGTGACGGGGTACCAGTCATTAAAGAAAAAGAGTTTAACTGGGTCTGTTACAACGATACAGTTAAAAGATCTGGAGACAGTTTATCAGCCAAATATTGATAAGTTATTGCAGGGACAGGTACCCGGAATGACTTTAATGAGTACTTCAGGAGCACCCGGATCTATTCCGCAGATCCGTATCCGCGGTACGGCAACTTTGAGTGGAAATGTGCAGCCATTATGGGTAGTTGATGGGATCATATTGGATGATGCAGTCAATGTATCGGTTGATGACATCATGACCAACCGTAACCTGATTGCTTCCGGTATTGGAGGTATCAACGTAGATGATATTGAAAGCATAAACGTCCTTAAAGATGCGGCTGCAACCGCAATATATGGTACCCGTGCTGCCAATGGGGTTATTGTGATTACATCAAAAAAAGGTAAAGCGGGGAAAACGCGTGTGAACTTCTCGAGTAACCTCACCTTCGGTGAAAGACCCCGAATTGAAGACGCCTACATGATGAATTCGAAAGAGCGTATCGATGTGAACAGAGAAATGATCCGCAGAGGCGTTTTTAATGCCACCACCCCAGCCGCAGGTGAGTACAATACCGTTTCGGATTTTGAACGTTATTTTATCGATTTGATGGATAAAAAAATTACATGGAATGATTTTAATCAGCGTGTTAACTATCTAGAAACTGTCAATACAGATTGGTTCCAGTACCTCTTTAGAAATTCGGTCACAAACAGGCAAAACTTAAGCATTTCCGGAGGAGATGAAAGGACAACATTTTATGCTTCGGGAAGTTATATGAATGACCAGGCTACAGCCAAAGGTGTTGGACAAAAAACTTACACGGGATCATTAAAGGTATATACCAGGATTTACGATAAGATCCGGCTGGGGGTAATGATGGATGTTAATGCACGTGAAAACAAGAGTTTCTTTGCGGTAGATTCTAAAGAAAATCCTTTTGAATATGCCATATATACCACCCGTGCACAACCGGCAAAGAATCCGGATGGAACTTATAGCCATTTTTATTTGAATGGTATGGAATATAACTTCCTGGAAAACAGGGATAAGGGCTGGCGCAATTCGCGTAACTTCGGTTTCAGAGGATCATTGGATTTAGAATATAAAATTATCAAAGATTTAACCTTTAATTCCCTGTTCTCTTATGCCAAACAAAATACAACAGATGAAGATATTGCTATTGACGACAGCTATTTTGTACGGATCAGAAAAAAGGATAATCGTGAAATAGTTAATGGTCAGTACGTTTATGTATGGAAGGATGGTGGCTATAGAAAAGACCGCAGTTCGTACAATGGTTCAATTACCTTCAGGAATCAGTTGACCTATAATCCGTTTTTCAATAATACCCATTATTTGAACGTGATGGTTGGACAGGAAGTCCGGAAATCCAAGACCAGTGATGTTAGTGCTGAAGTGTACGGTTACGCTCATGACAGAGGACATCAGCAGATTCCACAATTTGATTATATGAAAAAAATGGGCGCGCCGTATTGGAGAGAAAACCTGAACGACGGCGCAAATCTGTCCTACTTTGGTTCTGTTAATTATACCTATGATAACCGGTACACTGCCAGTTTCAACATACGGACAGATGGGTCGAATCGTTTCGGGTTGAAGACGAATCAACTGTTCCAGCCTTTATGGGCAGTTGGAGCCAACTATCAGATGAAAGAGGAGAAGTTTCTTCGGGATGTGGACTGGGTTTCTTATCTGACATTCAGAGGATCATATGGTAGTCAGGGCAATGTTGCTTCTCAGGCTTATTCAGATTTGGTGGCCAGAATTGGTGCTGTTGCCCTGGAAAATCCGGTAAATTATCTCATCATTGATGCGCCCAAGAATCCAAACTTAAAATGGGAGCAGACGTATACCACAAATTTAGCGTTAGAGGCAGGATTTTTCAAAAGAAAACTGATGTTCAACGTAGAGTGGTACAACAAGAAAGCCGTTGATCTGCTGGGTAGCAGACAGGTATCACAGGTAACAGGATTCGATCAGATACAAGTCAATTGGGCGTCTATGTTGAATAGAGGCTGGGAATTCTCTTTGAATACCATTAATATGGACAATGGCAGTTTCAGATGGTCTACTAATGTAAACTTTGGATTTAACAGGAATAAGGTATTGGATGTATACGCCAAGCCAACTGTTCAAAACCTGACTAACCCCAGAAGGAGCCAGTATTCAACCGCGGCAGTAATAGGGCAGCCTATTGATGGACTTTGGTCTTATCGTTATGCTGGATTGAATCAGCAGGGAAGAGCTACGTTCTTTACTGACAAGGAAGGTGTGAAAGTATTAAATGGAATGACCAGTATAGATGGACTGGGCTACTCCGGAGTGATAAATCCTAAATCTCAGGTTGGTTTTACGAATACATTTACCTATAAACGCATTACATTATCAGCTTTATTTGTGGGTAGTTTTGGGAATGTGATGCGCTTACGTAATCTGTCTAATGGCAGCTACTTAGGCTTCCCAGACCCGACCCAGAATATGTCTAAAGAGTGGGTGAACAGATGGCAGAATCCAGGTGATGAGGCGCATACGAATGTTCCGGTTCTTGAAGTAGGTTCAGATAATGCATTAATTGCATTAAACCCTACCAATGGTGCAATGTTTGATAATTCCGATCTCAGAACAGTTAAAGGAGATTTTGTACGTTTCCAGAATTTATCTGTGGGATACGATTATTTTACACCAAAGTTACGTGCTATAGGCATACAAAATATCAGGCTGGCACTTCAGGGAAATAATCTCTATGTATGGAAGGATAAAGCACTGAAAGGGCAGGATCCTGAAGCACAAGGATCACCGATCCTTTCGTATTCATCGACCCGCGCAAGTGCAACTGCAATTAATTTTGGCAACACATTCCTGCCGGTACCGAGATCCTATTCTTTGTCTTTAACTGTACAATTTTAA
- a CDS encoding RNA polymerase sigma factor, producing MESIYQSIPDQELVGLLRAGDRLAYTEIYNRYKFILHTHAYKWTRDREEVMDMIHELFATLWDKRETIQFSTSLSGYLYVSLRNKIFNRVSRQKLESQYITSLQNFIDKGDCITDHRVREKELSALIEKEISALPVKMREVFELSRKSNLSHKEIAEQLGLSDQTVRKHIQHALKILRVKLGLVLFLL from the coding sequence ATGGAGAGCATTTACCAATCGATACCGGACCAGGAACTGGTTGGCCTGCTTAGGGCGGGCGATAGATTGGCTTATACCGAGATTTACAACAGATATAAATTCATTCTCCATACCCATGCCTACAAATGGACGCGCGATAGGGAAGAAGTGATGGACATGATCCACGAACTCTTTGCTACTTTGTGGGACAAGCGGGAAACCATACAATTCAGTACCAGCCTTTCCGGATACCTGTACGTATCTTTAAGAAATAAGATCTTTAACAGGGTTTCCCGTCAGAAGCTGGAATCGCAATACATCACTTCTCTTCAAAATTTCATTGATAAGGGGGATTGCATTACAGATCACCGCGTCCGCGAAAAAGAACTCAGTGCGCTCATCGAAAAAGAAATTTCCGCACTGCCTGTTAAAATGCGTGAGGTTTTTGAACTGAGCCGCAAATCAAACCTGAGCCATAAGGAAATTGCTGAACAGCTTGGCCTTTCCGACCAGACCGTTAGAAAACACATTCAACATGCCCTTAAAATTTTGCGTGTAAAACTGGGCCTGGTACTGTTTCTGTTGTGA